Proteins from a single region of Novosphingobium sp. CECT 9465:
- a CDS encoding bifunctional precorrin-2 dehydrogenase/sirohydrochlorin ferrochelatase has protein sequence MTLHSLPLFHRIAGQPVILLGEGDAAKAKQRLIERAGGKIVRDMAEGIDAGARLAFIAHDNPDMAQGDAIRLRCAGLLVNVVDRSELCDFTTPSILDRDPVLIAVGTGGASAGLAKILRLRLERLLPQGLGALTKALEDAREGMRARWASVADRRRALDAALDESGELDLFRAGSEAKVRDWLTSGAEGQSGRFEIVLISNDPEDLTLRAARLLGQADVVVYDAGVAAEILSRARADAVRVLAEGEVPEGGIVVVLRLG, from the coding sequence ATGACCCTCCACAGCCTCCCCCTCTTTCACCGCATCGCGGGCCAGCCGGTCATTCTGCTGGGCGAGGGGGATGCAGCAAAGGCCAAGCAGCGCCTGATCGAACGCGCGGGCGGCAAGATCGTGCGCGACATGGCCGAAGGCATCGACGCGGGCGCGCGCCTCGCCTTCATCGCGCATGACAATCCCGACATGGCGCAAGGCGACGCCATCCGTCTGCGCTGCGCGGGCCTGCTGGTCAACGTGGTCGACCGGTCCGAACTGTGCGATTTCACCACGCCTTCGATCCTTGACCGCGACCCCGTGCTGATTGCGGTGGGCACAGGCGGCGCATCGGCGGGGTTGGCGAAGATCCTGCGGTTGCGGCTTGAGCGTTTGTTGCCGCAAGGACTGGGGGCGCTCACCAAAGCGTTGGAAGATGCCCGTGAAGGCATGCGGGCGCGGTGGGCGTCTGTCGCTGATCGCCGCCGCGCGTTGGATGCCGCGCTGGACGAGAGTGGAGAACTTGACCTGTTCCGTGCTGGCAGTGAGGCGAAGGTCCGCGACTGGCTCACGTCTGGCGCGGAAGGGCAGTCCGGGCGGTTCGAGATCGTGTTGATCTCGAACGACCCCGAAGACCTGACCCTGCGCGCTGCGCGCCTGCTGGGGCAGGCGGATGTAGTGGTGTATGATGCTGGCGTAGCGGCGGAGATTTTGTCGCGCGCGAGGGCCGATGCGGTGCGGGTGCTGGCGGAGGGTGAGGTGCCTGAGGGCGGGATTGTGGTTGTGCTGCGGTTGGGGTGA
- the argH gene encoding argininosuccinate lyase: MWGGRFANGPSAIMREINASIPFDKALWRQDIAASKAHVDMLAVQGIVTHDDAAQIAGGLDRVAAEYEADGVPENWDLEDIHMTTESRLAELIGPVAGRLHTARSRNDQVATDFRLWVRDAMDQAELGLKQLQVALVGRAGEHADSIMPGFTHLQTAQPVTLGHHLMAYYEMAGRDRSRFADARVRMNRSPLGAAALAGTGFPIDRFRTAEALGFDGPTDNSLDSVSDRDFALDYLMAAAQCSLHLSRLAEEFIIWASQPFGFVTLPDSLSTGSSIMPQKKNPDAAELVRGHSGRIVGCLTSLMITMKGLPLAYSKDMQDDKPPVFEAASLLALSIAAMTGMVAEARFRTERMRAAAELGYATATDLADWLVRQANIPFREAHHITGSAVKLAESRGVALDQLPLGDLQAIDARIDDRVYAALSVDASVASRASHGGTAPNEVRKRVAEARVALGLEETA; this comes from the coding sequence ATGTGGGGCGGGCGTTTCGCAAACGGCCCTTCGGCCATCATGCGCGAGATTAACGCCTCGATTCCCTTCGACAAGGCGCTGTGGAGGCAAGATATCGCCGCGTCAAAGGCCCATGTGGACATGCTGGCGGTGCAGGGCATCGTCACGCACGATGATGCGGCGCAGATTGCGGGCGGTCTGGACAGGGTTGCCGCCGAATACGAGGCCGATGGAGTCCCTGAAAACTGGGACCTGGAAGACATTCACATGACCACCGAAAGCCGCCTTGCCGAACTGATCGGCCCGGTGGCAGGCCGCCTCCACACCGCGCGCAGCCGCAACGATCAGGTGGCGACCGACTTCCGCCTGTGGGTGCGCGATGCGATGGATCAGGCCGAACTGGGGCTGAAGCAGTTGCAGGTCGCGCTGGTTGGCCGGGCGGGCGAACATGCCGATTCGATCATGCCGGGCTTCACTCACCTGCAAACCGCGCAGCCGGTGACGCTGGGGCATCACCTGATGGCCTATTACGAAATGGCCGGGCGGGACCGGTCGCGCTTTGCCGATGCGCGTGTGCGCATGAACCGCAGCCCGCTGGGTGCTGCGGCTCTGGCAGGCACCGGCTTTCCCATCGACCGCTTCCGCACCGCCGAAGCGCTGGGCTTCGATGGCCCGACCGACAACAGCCTCGATTCGGTATCCGACCGCGATTTCGCGCTCGATTACCTGATGGCCGCTGCGCAATGTTCGCTGCACTTGTCGCGTCTGGCCGAAGAGTTCATCATCTGGGCAAGCCAGCCTTTCGGTTTCGTGACGCTGCCTGACAGCCTTTCGACCGGCAGCTCGATCATGCCGCAGAAGAAGAACCCCGATGCCGCCGAACTGGTACGCGGGCATTCGGGGCGTATCGTCGGCTGCCTGACCAGCCTGATGATCACGATGAAAGGCCTGCCGCTCGCCTATTCGAAGGACATGCAGGACGACAAGCCGCCGGTGTTCGAAGCCGCCTCGCTGCTCGCGCTGTCGATCGCCGCGATGACCGGCATGGTGGCCGAGGCCAGGTTCCGTACCGAGCGGATGCGCGCCGCCGCAGAGCTGGGCTATGCCACCGCCACCGATCTGGCCGACTGGCTGGTGCGGCAGGCCAACATCCCGTTCCGCGAGGCGCATCACATCACCGGCAGTGCCGTAAAGCTGGCCGAAAGCCGGGGCGTTGCGCTCGATCAATTGCCGCTGGGCGACCTTCAGGCCATCGACGCGCGCATCGATGATCGCGTCTATGCCGCGCTCTCGGTCGACGCCAGCGTTGCCTCGCGCGCCAGCCATGGCGGAACCGCGCCGAACGAGGTAAGGAAGCGCGTGGCCGAAGCGCGCGTGGCGCTGGGGCTGGAGGAAACGGCTTGA
- the lysA gene encoding diaminopimelate decarboxylase, which yields MDHFDLNAGVLHAEDVPLPAIAAAVGTPVYVYSRATLTRHARVFRDALGILPAVKIAFAVKSNPNLSVLKVLAAEGYGADVVSGGEMERALAAGMKPDGIVFSGVGKTEAEMRRGIEAGIGQFNLESEEEGLELAEIAASMGKVASAALRVNPDVDAGTHGKISTGKAENKFGVPFDRAAAIYARLAQTPGLNMRGLALHIGSQLSSLDPLEAAFIKVGGLMQTIRAGGHAVTHMDLGGGVGVPYKAGEVFPQPAEYAAMVAKVTADWGVTLMFEPGRVITGNTGVLVTQVIRVKEGAGAPWVVVDAAMNDLARPALYDAWHDFVAVEPKGETFVANIVGPICESSDTFAMGRTIDTVARGDLAVFRTAGAYGATMANTYNSRPLVPEVMVDGAQWAVVADRIDPATILAAEKLPDWLA from the coding sequence ATGGACCATTTTGATCTGAACGCCGGCGTCCTGCATGCCGAAGACGTGCCTTTGCCCGCGATTGCCGCTGCAGTGGGCACCCCCGTCTATGTCTATTCGCGCGCCACGCTCACCCGCCATGCGCGCGTATTCCGTGATGCGCTGGGCATCCTGCCCGCCGTGAAGATCGCCTTCGCGGTCAAGTCCAACCCCAATTTGTCGGTGCTGAAGGTGCTGGCGGCCGAGGGATATGGCGCAGATGTCGTCTCCGGCGGCGAAATGGAACGCGCGCTGGCCGCAGGCATGAAGCCCGATGGCATCGTGTTTTCAGGCGTCGGCAAGACAGAAGCCGAAATGCGCCGGGGGATCGAAGCCGGGATCGGCCAGTTCAACCTCGAAAGCGAAGAAGAAGGGCTGGAACTGGCCGAAATCGCCGCTTCGATGGGTAAGGTCGCCTCGGCTGCGCTGCGGGTAAACCCCGATGTCGATGCAGGCACCCACGGCAAGATTTCCACCGGCAAGGCAGAAAACAAGTTCGGTGTGCCGTTTGATCGCGCCGCCGCCATCTACGCGCGCCTTGCGCAAACGCCGGGCCTCAACATGCGCGGGCTGGCACTGCACATCGGCAGCCAGTTGTCCTCGCTCGATCCGCTCGAAGCCGCGTTCATCAAGGTTGGTGGGCTGATGCAGACGATCCGCGCGGGCGGCCACGCGGTAACGCATATGGACCTCGGCGGCGGCGTGGGCGTGCCCTACAAGGCGGGCGAAGTGTTCCCGCAACCCGCCGAATATGCCGCGATGGTAGCCAAAGTCACCGCCGATTGGGGCGTCACGCTGATGTTCGAACCGGGCCGCGTGATCACCGGCAACACCGGCGTGCTGGTAACGCAGGTGATCCGCGTGAAGGAAGGTGCGGGCGCTCCCTGGGTCGTCGTCGATGCCGCGATGAACGATCTGGCGCGGCCTGCGCTCTACGATGCCTGGCACGATTTCGTTGCGGTTGAACCGAAGGGCGAGACGTTTGTCGCCAACATCGTCGGCCCGATCTGCGAAAGTTCGGACACCTTCGCGATGGGGCGTACCATCGATACCGTCGCGCGCGGCGATCTGGCGGTGTTCCGCACCGCCGGGGCCTATGGCGCGACGATGGCCAACACCTACAACTCGCGGCCCTTGGTGCCCGAAGTGATGGTCGATGGCGCGCAGTGGGCGGTGGTGGCCGACCGCATCGACCCCGCCACGATCCTTGCGGCAGAGAAACTGCCGGACTGGCTCGCCTGA